A genomic window from Laspinema palackyanum D2c includes:
- a CDS encoding glycoside hydrolase family protein, which produces MNHDTLKAQITPDREAIQLWLQQQPPHQRRDRRLWVKEFLAFVGKPLAVVTLADVRAFAQTLAARRIPPQQAQARLSVIKSLFAYWYRQGQLPVNIPLQHWPKVRVKGPSSSGSVILLGILSHLGSTLRQRFGRQSRKPATRQKQAAFWGGVCLAGVALVIPAHLNSQAETTEEVTIPQPSPQVRRQRVANLKAAQVQAFLDTIAWAEGTAGPNAYRMQFTGTKFASFQDHPREIKCGSSYGSRLCSDAAGKYQFLSTTWDRMAKKIGASDFSPTNQDRAAIALLDEYGVLEDIEAGSFAYAVIQLIPVWPSLQDVGNGDRSRAIARLEQVYQKKLRKHSFQPAAFRKNN; this is translated from the coding sequence ATGAACCACGACACTCTAAAAGCTCAAATCACCCCCGATCGCGAGGCGATTCAACTCTGGCTGCAACAACAGCCTCCCCACCAACGCCGCGATCGCCGCTTATGGGTCAAAGAGTTTTTAGCGTTTGTCGGGAAACCTCTGGCGGTGGTTACCTTAGCCGATGTCCGGGCCTTTGCTCAAACCCTGGCCGCCCGTCGCATCCCACCCCAACAAGCTCAAGCGCGATTGTCCGTGATCAAGTCTCTGTTTGCCTATTGGTATCGTCAGGGGCAGTTGCCCGTGAATATTCCCCTCCAACATTGGCCCAAAGTCCGGGTTAAGGGACCCTCGTCTTCAGGTTCGGTAATTCTCCTCGGGATACTGTCTCATTTAGGATCTACCCTCAGACAGAGATTTGGGCGACAGTCCCGGAAACCCGCCACCCGTCAGAAGCAGGCAGCGTTCTGGGGTGGAGTCTGTTTGGCGGGGGTGGCGTTGGTGATTCCCGCTCATCTCAACTCTCAAGCGGAAACCACGGAAGAAGTCACAATTCCCCAGCCCTCGCCCCAAGTTCGACGCCAAAGGGTGGCAAACCTCAAGGCGGCTCAGGTCCAGGCTTTTCTGGATACGATCGCCTGGGCGGAAGGTACTGCCGGTCCCAACGCCTATCGGATGCAGTTTACCGGGACTAAGTTTGCGAGTTTTCAGGATCATCCCCGGGAAATCAAATGTGGGTCTAGCTACGGGTCCCGACTTTGTTCCGATGCCGCAGGCAAGTATCAGTTTCTGAGTACCACTTGGGACCGCATGGCTAAAAAAATAGGCGCGTCTGATTTCTCCCCTACCAATCAAGACCGCGCCGCGATCGCCCTGTTGGATGAATATGGGGTGTTAGAAGATATTGAGGCGGGTTCCTTCGCCTATGCCGTGATCCAGTTGATTCCCGTCTGGCCTTCCCTTCAGGATGTGGGCAATGGCGATCGCTCCCGGGCGATCGCCCGCTTAGAACAGGTGTATCAGAAAAAATTACGGAAGCATTCTTTTCAGCCAGCAGCGTTCCGGAAAAATAATTAG
- a CDS encoding ABC-F family ATP-binding cassette domain-containing protein, with amino-acid sequence MSIFTLQSVKKDFGIKEILRDATFSLNPTDKVGLIGTNGSGKSTLLKMIARLEPVDGGQILVNSGVRIVYLPQQPDLDENRTVLEQVFADCGDRMNLVREYEDLSHKIARHPEDGPLMARLSEVMHNMETSGAWELETQAKIILSQLGIEDFDAQIGTLSGGYRKRIALAAALLSDPDVLLMDEPTNHLDAISVEWLQSYLNSFRGAILLITHDRYFLDRVTNRIIELDRGELYTYDGNYSYYLEKKALAEEAAASQERKHYGLLRRELEWLSRGPKARSTKQKARIGRAMDLQDKEFKQSLGKVEISTASRRIGKKAIELENVRKAYGDRTLIQDFSYKFSPDDRIGIIGKNGIGKSTLLDIITGRLAPDSGTVEIGSTIHIGYFDQHCDDLLDAADQNQRAIDYVKEEAELVKTADGLQITASQMLERFLFPPNQQYLPIHKLSGGEKRRLFLLRVLMSAPNILILDEPTNDLDVQTLSVLEDYLEDFNGCAIVVSHDRYFLDRTVNTIFALEEGGNLRQYPGNYTVYLDYQKAEAAEASRLAAASQPEKKQDSQTATVDKSERVSWDKNRQRKLSSKEKREYQQLEAKIAEMEAEKAATEKALYRAEPGAVTEVQKLHQKVQNLGHEIEVATERWMELAEIESAYSSN; translated from the coding sequence ATGAGCATCTTTACCCTACAATCCGTCAAAAAAGATTTTGGCATTAAAGAAATCCTCCGGGATGCCACATTTAGCCTCAATCCCACCGATAAAGTTGGCTTGATCGGCACAAATGGATCCGGCAAATCTACCCTATTGAAAATGATTGCCCGCTTAGAACCTGTGGATGGCGGGCAAATTTTAGTCAATTCTGGGGTGAGAATCGTGTATCTCCCGCAGCAACCGGATCTCGATGAAAACCGGACGGTATTAGAACAGGTTTTTGCCGACTGTGGCGATCGCATGAACCTAGTCCGCGAATATGAGGACCTCAGCCACAAAATTGCCCGCCACCCTGAAGATGGACCGTTGATGGCGCGGTTATCCGAAGTCATGCACAATATGGAAACCAGTGGCGCATGGGAACTGGAAACCCAAGCCAAAATTATCCTCAGTCAGTTAGGAATCGAAGATTTTGATGCCCAAATCGGGACCCTTTCCGGGGGATACCGCAAGCGGATCGCCCTGGCTGCCGCTTTACTCAGCGATCCCGATGTGCTGCTGATGGATGAACCGACAAACCATCTGGATGCGATTTCCGTGGAGTGGTTACAGAGTTACTTAAATAGCTTTCGCGGGGCAATTTTACTGATTACCCACGATCGCTATTTTCTCGATCGCGTCACCAATCGGATTATCGAACTCGATCGCGGCGAACTTTACACTTACGACGGAAATTATTCTTATTATTTAGAAAAAAAAGCCCTTGCCGAAGAAGCGGCAGCCAGTCAGGAACGCAAACATTATGGGCTATTGCGCCGGGAATTAGAATGGCTCAGTCGCGGCCCTAAAGCCCGCAGTACCAAGCAAAAAGCTCGGATTGGTCGGGCGATGGATCTCCAGGATAAGGAGTTTAAACAGAGTTTAGGGAAGGTGGAAATTTCCACGGCTAGTCGGCGGATTGGCAAGAAGGCGATCGAGCTAGAAAATGTCCGTAAAGCTTATGGCGATCGCACCCTAATCCAAGACTTTTCCTATAAATTTAGTCCTGACGATCGCATCGGGATTATCGGCAAAAATGGCATCGGCAAATCCACCTTATTGGATATCATTACCGGACGCCTTGCCCCCGATTCAGGAACTGTAGAGATTGGTAGTACCATCCATATTGGTTATTTTGACCAACATTGTGATGATTTACTCGACGCTGCGGATCAAAATCAACGGGCGATCGATTACGTCAAAGAAGAAGCGGAATTAGTCAAAACTGCCGACGGACTGCAAATTACCGCCTCCCAAATGTTAGAACGGTTTCTGTTCCCCCCGAATCAACAATATTTACCCATTCATAAACTCTCGGGGGGAGAAAAACGCCGACTGTTTTTACTGCGTGTCTTGATGAGTGCTCCAAATATTCTCATTTTGGACGAACCCACCAATGACTTAGACGTGCAGACGTTATCGGTTTTAGAAGATTACCTGGAAGACTTTAACGGATGTGCGATCGTTGTCTCCCACGACCGCTATTTTCTCGATCGCACCGTCAATACCATTTTTGCCTTAGAAGAAGGCGGAAACCTCCGGCAGTACCCCGGCAACTATACGGTTTATCTCGACTACCAAAAAGCCGAAGCCGCAGAAGCCTCACGTCTGGCAGCAGCCAGCCAACCCGAGAAAAAACAGGACTCCCAAACTGCCACCGTTGACAAGTCTGAAAGGGTCAGTTGGGATAAAAATCGCCAGCGCAAACTGTCCTCCAAGGAAAAGCGAGAGTATCAGCAACTCGAAGCCAAAATTGCCGAAATGGAAGCAGAAAAAGCCGCCACGGAAAAAGCCCTCTATCGCGCCGAACCCGGGGCCGTCACCGAAGTGCAAAAACTTCATCAAAAGGTCCAAAATTTGGGTCATGAAATAGAAGTAGCCACGGAACGATGGATGGAATTGGCTGAAATAGAAAGTGCTTATTCTAGTAACTAA
- a CDS encoding TenA family transcriptional regulator has product MTITCQEILKNHKHLWQEATVHPFLDGCKQGTITPEQFNTWLVQDYQFVVEFTRMLARILSVAPNHHFDVLLGGLTALKDELNWFQVKAAERTLSLDVVKQRTCEEYSQFLESLARTPYAVQTTGLWAVELAYNQGWQLPGPMPEPYTEFADRWGNPGFTDYVKLLEHQADEMLSNASPEVQKEAEQTVITVAQFEKAFWQMAFNAT; this is encoded by the coding sequence ATGACCATTACTTGTCAGGAAATTCTCAAAAACCATAAACATCTTTGGCAAGAAGCCACGGTGCATCCTTTTCTGGATGGGTGTAAACAAGGCACCATTACCCCAGAGCAATTTAATACTTGGCTGGTGCAGGATTATCAATTTGTGGTGGAATTTACCCGGATGTTAGCCCGGATTTTATCCGTTGCCCCTAATCATCATTTTGATGTGCTGTTAGGGGGATTAACCGCCCTGAAAGATGAATTGAATTGGTTTCAAGTTAAAGCGGCCGAACGGACTTTATCCTTGGACGTTGTTAAACAGCGCACCTGTGAAGAATACAGCCAGTTTTTAGAAAGTTTGGCCCGGACTCCTTATGCTGTGCAAACAACGGGATTGTGGGCAGTGGAGTTAGCTTATAATCAAGGGTGGCAATTGCCCGGACCTATGCCAGAACCCTATACCGAATTTGCCGATCGCTGGGGAAATCCGGGCTTTACGGATTACGTCAAATTGTTAGAACACCAAGCCGATGAAATGCTCAGTAATGCCTCACCAGAGGTTCAGAAAGAAGCGGAACAAACCGTGATTACCGTGGCTCAATTTGAAAAAGCATTTTGGCAAATGGCATTTAATGCTACCTAA
- a CDS encoding DNA-binding response regulator, whose protein sequence is MDSEQTQEILRLREKKLKPKEIARKMGLKVSEVSAFLKEQAEQKAIAREESGELPPVFECLINANCLSRLFPEKGAIATQSEDDLDTTTDPGMAIVTVTRSPGFNRFIVCTYLVDYWCLGVKDASGPRKYNRSEYERIASLYYDSFIGGAEKISLTQAQAIVWGAVEYAEKLGLKPHHDFGKAKELLGEWDGELKIEFGQDGKPFYTSGPYDNSASIINSLNKSVGEGNYEYLIGMES, encoded by the coding sequence ATGGATAGCGAACAAACCCAAGAAATTCTCAGATTGCGGGAGAAAAAATTAAAACCGAAGGAAATCGCCCGCAAAATGGGGTTAAAAGTCTCGGAAGTTAGCGCATTTCTGAAAGAACAAGCCGAACAAAAGGCGATCGCCCGTGAGGAATCCGGAGAATTACCGCCGGTGTTTGAGTGTTTAATCAATGCCAATTGTCTCTCCCGACTGTTTCCTGAAAAAGGGGCGATCGCGACCCAATCTGAGGATGATTTAGACACCACAACCGACCCGGGTATGGCGATTGTAACGGTGACGCGATCGCCTGGATTTAACCGCTTTATTGTCTGTACTTACCTCGTGGATTATTGGTGTTTGGGGGTCAAAGATGCCTCGGGACCGCGCAAATACAATCGCAGTGAATATGAAAGAATTGCCTCTTTGTATTATGACTCGTTCATCGGGGGTGCTGAAAAAATTTCATTAACTCAGGCTCAAGCCATTGTCTGGGGTGCGGTTGAATATGCTGAAAAATTAGGCTTAAAACCCCATCATGATTTTGGAAAAGCTAAAGAACTGTTAGGGGAGTGGGATGGAGAACTTAAAATCGAATTTGGACAAGACGGAAAGCCATTCTATACTAGCGGACCCTACGATAATTCTGCCTCAATTATTAATAGCTTGAATAAATCGGTGGGTGAGGGAAATTATGAGTATCTGATTGGGATGGAATCTTAA
- a CDS encoding peptidylprolyl isomerase gives MPRAIMETDKGTIHLDLFDKDAPNTVDNFIKLSESGFYDGLIFHRVIPNFMIQGGCPNGTGTGGPGYKINCEINPNKHLAGTLSMAHAGRNTGGSQFFICHSPQPHLDGQHTVFGKTEDMDVVNSIRAKDKILSVKIEKD, from the coding sequence ATGCCTCGTGCCATTATGGAAACCGACAAAGGAACGATTCATCTGGATCTGTTCGATAAAGATGCCCCGAATACGGTAGATAATTTTATCAAATTATCTGAAAGTGGGTTTTATGATGGATTAATCTTCCATCGGGTGATTCCCAATTTCATGATCCAAGGGGGATGTCCCAATGGAACCGGAACGGGGGGTCCTGGTTATAAAATCAATTGTGAAATTAACCCCAACAAACATCTAGCAGGTACATTATCAATGGCCCATGCAGGACGCAATACTGGGGGAAGTCAATTCTTTATTTGCCACTCTCCCCAACCCCATTTAGATGGACAACATACGGTTTTTGGTAAAACCGAAGATATGGATGTCGTCAACTCTATTCGGGCTAAAGATAAAATCCTCTCGGTTAAAATCGAGAAAGACTAA
- a CDS encoding THUMP domain-containing class I SAM-dependent RNA methyltransferase has product MTEYFATVARGLEPIAAQELERLGARDVRPDFTGVHFSGDRALLYRVNLWGRTLFRVLVPIREFFCPNAEMLYREIQSIDWEEYLDPGNTLAVNCTGSNQKLNHTHFTALQVKNAIVDQQRDRTGERSTVDPKDPDLLLNLHIHGDRAILSLDSSGNSLHRRGYRPAMGTAPLKETLAAAILELAEYSPEQTFLDPLCGSGTLPLEAGLKALNIAPGLFRERFGFMSWRDFDLELWQEIRQEALEGQKTELTAPIYGSDRDRAVIQQAYLNAENCGLDAHVHFSIQEFYHLEPPAESGILICNPPYGERLGEVHELGDFYKSMGDILKQRFTGWTAYILSGNKELTKKIGLKSSKRIPVYNGSLPCTLLKYEVY; this is encoded by the coding sequence ATGACTGAATACTTTGCGACTGTTGCTCGGGGTTTAGAACCCATTGCTGCCCAAGAATTAGAACGGTTAGGTGCTCGGGATGTTCGTCCGGACTTTACAGGCGTCCATTTTTCTGGCGATCGCGCTTTACTTTACCGGGTTAATTTGTGGGGAAGAACGCTGTTTCGCGTTCTCGTTCCGATCCGAGAATTTTTCTGTCCAAATGCTGAAATGCTGTATCGAGAAATCCAGTCTATTGATTGGGAGGAGTATCTCGATCCGGGTAATACCTTGGCGGTCAACTGTACGGGCAGCAATCAGAAACTCAATCACACTCATTTTACAGCGTTACAGGTCAAAAATGCGATCGTAGACCAACAACGCGATCGCACGGGAGAACGGTCTACGGTGGACCCGAAGGACCCGGATTTGTTACTGAATCTGCATATTCATGGCGATCGCGCCATTCTCAGTTTAGATAGTTCCGGAAACAGCTTACATCGGCGCGGATATCGTCCGGCAATGGGAACTGCACCCCTCAAAGAAACCTTAGCGGCGGCTATTTTAGAACTGGCTGAATATTCCCCAGAACAAACCTTTTTAGACCCCTTATGTGGGTCCGGGACTTTACCCTTAGAGGCGGGTTTAAAGGCATTAAATATTGCACCCGGATTGTTTAGAGAACGGTTTGGATTTATGAGTTGGCGTGATTTTGACCTCGAACTTTGGCAAGAAATCCGCCAAGAAGCCCTAGAAGGTCAAAAAACCGAATTAACGGCCCCCATCTACGGCAGCGATCGCGATCGGGCTGTGATCCAACAAGCGTATCTCAATGCGGAAAACTGCGGATTAGATGCTCATGTTCACTTTTCCATCCAAGAATTTTATCACCTCGAACCCCCGGCAGAAAGCGGGATTTTGATTTGCAATCCTCCTTATGGAGAACGTCTCGGTGAAGTTCACGAACTGGGTGATTTTTATAAATCTATGGGAGATATTTTAAAACAACGTTTTACCGGATGGACAGCTTATATTTTATCCGGCAATAAAGAACTCACCAAAAAAATCGGGCTGAAATCCTCAAAACGCATTCCCGTTTACAATGGTTCCTTACCTTGTACGTTACTCAAATATGAAGTTTATTAA
- a CDS encoding PAS domain S-box protein, giving the protein MAKILIVDDDVTVQLVLQDLLESDGHRITVASDGTEGLRLARELEPDLIVCDWMMPGLDGLEVCQKIKSDPELAPMFFILLTAREEVGDRIKGLNTGADDFLSKPIETEEFLARIRAALRLHGLTQELSQANQQLEALVEVQRRLLAFKGDTTTDNSLSYPYTEILKPLGQAAHASRVYLCQNPPLSVSLGNSSPTAHSPLLVAQWSCEELKIKPGSDTTPQPAQCFSLKAPVLIERWVSLLARGEVIADVVSNFPDSEREILEKSGIQSLLILPLIVHGEFFGFIRFDNCTEARVWSESEVSILQAAAAAVSLHKERALAEVALRSSEARYRAIVEDQTELICRFAPDGTLTFVNDAYCRYFGVSRKELMDGSVVSLIPDIDRNPVAMPVVTRERRIVLSNGDVRWQQWTDRAIFDAQGVLSEFQAVGRDITERKLAEAAVQASEERFRQLAENIEEVFWISDPDYSQILYVSPAYEEIWGLERQELYEKPTARLEAIHPDDRQAVLTGLMPLDRLDREYRIIRPDGSIRWIRDRGFPIRDEEGKIYRIAGISEDITEIKRAEEQLRHALAKEREIMEFRTRFVSMVSHEFRTPMTTILSSADLLEYYLEEWPHDKLDKKFQALHRIQSATVNMTQLLEDVLFIGRAEMSQLPFNPHPVDLVPFCEEIVEEFKFSSTKKYTINFVKNYSRDFLNNKGFKPCFDEKLLRYILNNLLSNAIKYSPEGGEVYFELTCTETDVIFMIKDSGIGIPSEEIPRLFQTFHRCGNVGNIPGTGLGLAMVKRSTDLHGGEISVKSEVGFGTAFTVRLPLYSRQREEDSSSQQVGS; this is encoded by the coding sequence ATGGCTAAAATCCTAATTGTTGACGATGACGTAACCGTGCAGCTCGTCCTCCAGGACTTACTTGAAAGCGACGGACATCGCATCACCGTGGCCTCTGATGGGACCGAGGGTCTGCGGCTGGCCAGAGAACTGGAACCTGACTTGATTGTTTGCGATTGGATGATGCCCGGATTGGATGGATTAGAAGTTTGTCAGAAAATCAAGTCTGACCCCGAACTTGCACCGATGTTTTTCATCCTGCTCACTGCGCGAGAAGAAGTGGGCGATCGCATCAAGGGACTCAACACCGGAGCCGATGATTTTCTCTCCAAACCCATCGAAACCGAAGAATTTTTAGCGCGAATAAGGGCTGCCTTACGATTGCATGGCTTAACCCAAGAACTCAGCCAAGCCAATCAGCAGTTAGAAGCCTTAGTGGAGGTGCAGCGCCGACTCCTCGCCTTTAAGGGAGACACCACCACGGATAATAGTCTCAGCTACCCCTACACAGAAATTCTCAAACCCTTGGGACAAGCGGCTCATGCCAGTCGAGTCTACCTCTGCCAAAATCCGCCCCTGTCTGTATCTCTGGGGAATTCCTCGCCAACCGCTCACTCCCCGCTGTTGGTGGCCCAGTGGAGTTGCGAAGAGTTAAAAATTAAACCCGGATCCGACACCACTCCCCAACCGGCGCAATGTTTCTCCTTAAAGGCACCGGTGCTGATTGAGCGGTGGGTATCTCTGTTAGCGCGAGGAGAAGTCATTGCCGATGTTGTGAGTAACTTTCCCGACTCTGAACGGGAAATTTTAGAAAAATCCGGAATTCAATCCCTGCTGATTTTGCCCCTGATTGTGCATGGAGAATTCTTTGGATTTATTCGCTTTGACAACTGCACCGAAGCTCGGGTGTGGTCCGAGTCAGAAGTCTCTATCCTCCAGGCTGCTGCCGCCGCCGTCTCTCTTCATAAAGAGCGGGCCTTAGCGGAAGTGGCCCTGCGGTCTTCGGAAGCGCGCTATCGTGCCATTGTTGAAGATCAAACCGAACTGATTTGTCGGTTTGCACCCGATGGCACCCTGACCTTTGTCAATGATGCCTACTGTCGCTATTTCGGTGTGAGTCGCAAAGAACTCATGGATGGATCGGTGGTCTCTTTGATCCCCGATATCGATCGCAACCCCGTCGCCATGCCGGTTGTCACCCGGGAACGGCGGATCGTCCTGAGCAATGGAGATGTGCGCTGGCAACAGTGGACCGATCGCGCTATTTTTGACGCCCAAGGGGTGTTGAGTGAGTTCCAAGCCGTGGGACGAGATATCACGGAACGTAAATTAGCAGAAGCAGCGGTCCAAGCCAGCGAGGAACGGTTCCGCCAGTTAGCCGAAAATATCGAAGAGGTCTTTTGGATCAGCGATCCAGACTATAGCCAAATCCTGTACGTTTCCCCCGCCTATGAGGAAATTTGGGGACTAGAACGCCAGGAATTGTATGAGAAACCCACCGCCCGGTTAGAGGCGATTCATCCCGACGATCGCCAAGCCGTCCTTACAGGATTGATGCCTTTAGATCGCCTCGATCGCGAATATCGAATCATTCGACCCGATGGTTCCATTCGCTGGATTCGCGATCGGGGCTTTCCCATCCGTGACGAAGAAGGAAAAATCTACCGCATTGCCGGAATTTCTGAAGATATCACCGAAATCAAACGCGCTGAAGAGCAACTGCGTCATGCCTTGGCGAAAGAACGAGAAATCATGGAGTTTAGAACCCGCTTTGTTTCAATGGTTTCTCACGAATTCCGCACCCCCATGACCACCATTCTTTCTTCCGCTGATTTACTCGAATATTATTTAGAGGAATGGCCCCATGACAAACTGGATAAAAAGTTTCAAGCCCTCCATCGCATTCAATCGGCTACAGTGAACATGACCCAATTACTTGAAGATGTCCTGTTCATCGGACGGGCCGAAATGAGTCAACTTCCGTTTAATCCCCACCCCGTTGATTTGGTTCCATTTTGTGAAGAAATTGTCGAAGAATTCAAATTTTCTTCCACCAAAAAATACACGATTAATTTTGTTAAAAACTACTCCCGAGATTTTCTGAACAACAAAGGCTTTAAGCCTTGTTTTGACGAAAAATTATTACGCTATATTCTTAATAATTTGCTTTCTAATGCGATTAAATACTCCCCCGAGGGAGGAGAGGTTTATTTTGAATTAACCTGCACCGAAACTGATGTAATTTTCATGATAAAAGACTCAGGAATTGGCATTCCCTCCGAAGAAATCCCCCGCCTCTTCCAAACCTTCCACCGTTGCGGAAATGTCGGGAATATCCCCGGTACAGGGTTGGGATTGGCAATGGTGAAACGCAGTACCGACTTACATGGCGGGGAAATTTCCGTCAAAAGTGAGGTAGGATTCGGGACGGCATTTACCGTTAGGCTTCCTTTGTATAGCCGACAGCGAGAAGAGGATTCAAGTTCACAACAAGTTGGCTCATGA
- a CDS encoding prolyl oligopeptidase family serine peptidase — protein MSYLDGTLSYPNTHKSDIVDDYHGIPISDPYRWLEDPDAEETKAWVEAQNTVTFAYLNEIPQRDRLKHRLTELWDYEKYGIPFKKGSRYFYFKNDGLQNQSVLYVLNHLDDQPRVLLDPNKLSEDGTIALAGIAISENAQFMAYGLSSSGSDWQEWKVRDIETGEDLSDHLQWIKFSGASWTHDHQGFFYSRYDEPNTKGQYEDVNYYQKLFYHRLGTPQSEDILIYHRPDQKEWGFSGGVSEDGTVLIISVWRGTDPKNLVFYKDLTHPESEVIQLISEFEAQYGFIDKEGDLFWFQTDLNAPRGRLISLNIRTGDRNELIPEAPETLESIGLLNNQFVADYLKDARSQIKLFNLDGSFIREVELPGIGSAGGFNGKRHDTETFYSFTSFTTPPTIYRYDMVTGQSTLYRKPQVDFKPDNYTTEQIFYTSKDGTQVPMFIIHKQGIQRDGNNPTYLYGYGGFNISLTPSFSVSQVVWMELGGIIAIPNLRGGGEYGEDWHQAGTKLNKQNVFDDFIAAAEWLIEHQYTRPQKLAIAGGSNGGLLVGACMTQRPDLFAAALPAVGVMDMLRFHKFTIGWAWCSDYGSPDNPDEFKALYAYSPLHNLKPGTAYPATMITTADHDDRVVPAHSFKFAAALQAAHTSKAPVLIRIETKAGHGAGKPTAKIIEEAADKWAFLVRTLDMDIPVK, from the coding sequence ATGTCCTATCTCGACGGAACCCTCAGCTATCCCAATACTCATAAAAGCGATATCGTGGATGACTACCACGGTATCCCGATTTCCGATCCCTACCGTTGGTTGGAAGACCCAGACGCTGAGGAAACCAAAGCTTGGGTAGAAGCGCAAAATACGGTCACCTTTGCTTATCTTAACGAAATTCCCCAACGCGATCGCCTCAAACATCGCTTGACGGAACTTTGGGATTATGAAAAATACGGCATCCCCTTTAAAAAAGGCAGTCGGTATTTTTATTTTAAAAACGATGGACTCCAAAACCAAAGCGTTCTCTACGTCCTCAATCACCTCGATGATCAACCTCGGGTCTTGCTCGACCCCAACAAGCTCTCTGAAGATGGTACCATCGCCCTAGCGGGTATTGCAATTAGTGAAAATGCTCAATTCATGGCTTATGGTCTCTCTTCCTCCGGTTCCGATTGGCAAGAGTGGAAAGTTCGCGATATTGAAACCGGCGAGGATTTATCCGACCATCTTCAATGGATTAAATTCTCCGGTGCTTCTTGGACTCACGACCATCAAGGGTTTTTCTACAGTCGCTACGATGAACCGAACACCAAAGGCCAATATGAAGATGTTAACTATTATCAAAAACTCTTCTACCATCGCCTCGGCACTCCCCAATCCGAGGATATTTTAATTTATCATCGTCCGGATCAAAAAGAGTGGGGATTTAGCGGCGGTGTCAGTGAAGATGGCACAGTTCTGATTATCTCCGTCTGGCGCGGTACCGACCCGAAAAATTTGGTTTTTTACAAAGACTTAACCCATCCTGAATCTGAAGTTATCCAATTAATTAGCGAATTTGAAGCTCAGTATGGATTTATCGATAAAGAAGGGGATTTATTTTGGTTTCAAACGGACTTGAATGCACCCCGGGGTCGGTTGATTTCTCTGAATATCCGCACCGGCGATCGCAACGAACTGATTCCCGAAGCACCCGAAACCTTAGAAAGTATCGGCCTTTTAAATAATCAGTTTGTCGCCGATTATCTCAAAGATGCTCGCAGTCAAATTAAACTATTTAACCTCGATGGTTCCTTCATCCGGGAAGTCGAATTACCGGGAATCGGTTCTGCCGGTGGATTTAATGGCAAACGCCACGACACCGAAACCTTTTATAGTTTCACCAGCTTTACCACCCCACCCACCATTTATCGCTACGATATGGTGACGGGTCAGAGTACCCTTTATCGCAAACCCCAGGTCGATTTCAAACCGGATAACTATACAACAGAACAAATTTTTTACACCAGTAAAGATGGTACCCAGGTGCCGATGTTCATCATCCATAAACAGGGAATCCAACGGGATGGGAATAATCCCACCTATTTGTATGGATATGGGGGATTTAACATTTCCCTCACCCCGAGTTTTTCCGTCTCCCAAGTCGTCTGGATGGAACTAGGCGGCATCATTGCCATTCCCAATCTGCGCGGTGGGGGAGAATACGGAGAAGATTGGCATCAAGCGGGGACGAAGTTAAATAAACAGAATGTGTTTGATGACTTTATCGCTGCTGCGGAGTGGTTAATTGAACATCAGTACACGCGACCCCAGAAACTTGCGATCGCCGGAGGCAGCAATGGCGGATTATTAGTCGGTGCCTGTATGACACAACGTCCGGACCTGTTCGCTGCCGCCCTCCCTGCCGTCGGCGTCATGGATATGTTACGCTTCCACAAGTTTACCATCGGCTGGGCCTGGTGTTCCGATTACGGTTCCCCAGATAATCCCGATGAATTTAAAGCCTTGTATGCTTACTCTCCCTTACATAACCTCAAACCCGGTACTGCCTATCCAGCGACTATGATTACCACGGCAGATCATGACGATCGCGTTGTTCCCGCACATAGTTTCAAATTCGCCGCTGCCTTACAAGCAGCACATACCTCGAAGGCACCGGTCCTGATTCGCATTGAAACCAAAGCGGGTCACGGTGCCGGAAAACCCACGGCTAAAATCATCGAGGAAGCCGCCGATAAGTGGGCGTTTCTAGTCCGAACCCTAGACATGGATATCCCCGTTAAGTAA